A single Myxococcales bacterium DNA region contains:
- a CDS encoding RNA polymerase sigma factor — protein sequence MRAPFPAPETRPEAEIVAAAIQGSSRDALELWDRYAPLVRRLMARGLGSRADADDGVQDVFIKVFRSLPSLRQAESIRSYVVAITMTTIRTELRKRRLRRLWGLESQGGTLPEPPTAPSDVGVRLALKRLEAALDMLKPDDRIAFCLRHVEAMELTEVASAMGWSLASTKRYLTRAKQRLWVLVGKDPVLAPYLESAGVVGKERL from the coding sequence GTGAGGGCACCGTTCCCTGCTCCCGAGACGCGCCCCGAGGCGGAGATCGTGGCCGCGGCCATACAGGGCTCGTCGCGCGACGCCCTCGAGCTGTGGGACCGCTACGCCCCTCTGGTGCGGCGCTTGATGGCCAGGGGGCTCGGGTCGCGGGCTGATGCGGACGACGGCGTTCAAGACGTCTTCATCAAGGTGTTCCGGAGCCTGCCCAGCTTGAGGCAGGCCGAGTCGATCCGAAGCTACGTCGTGGCCATCACCATGACGACCATTCGTACGGAGCTCCGGAAGCGGAGGCTGCGTCGGCTTTGGGGTCTGGAGAGCCAGGGAGGCACGCTTCCCGAGCCCCCCACGGCTCCGTCGGACGTGGGGGTGCGTTTGGCGCTCAAACGCCTCGAGGCGGCCCTGGACATGCTCAAACCCGACGATCGGATCGCCTTCTGCTTGCGCCACGTCGAGGCGATGGAACTTACCGAGGTGGCATCGGCCATGGGGTGGTCGTTGGCGAGCACCAAAAGGTATCTGACGCGGGCGAAACAACGGCTTTGGGTCCTCGTTGGCAAGGATCCCGTTTTGGCCCCCTACCTGGAATCAGCGGGTGTGGTCGGGAAGGAAAGACTATGA
- a CDS encoding potassium/proton antiporter, with the protein MAEPNATALVLLATGVLLMLSALGTRVSGKTGLPVPLVFLGIGMLAGSQGLGKIAFDDFHLAFRLGTAALALILFDGGLNTTLAVVTSHYKPAAVLATLGVLLTAAVLALAARSFGFPWTEAALLGAVVSSTDAAAVFSALRASGVQLTKRLGMTLELESGLNDPMAVILTMSLTSMLATGAPFGWKVLVDVPVQILVGGGFGVVVGLLGRVLLRRARLGAVGLYPVMSVAVALVGFAVPTLFQGSGFLAVYLAAMVMGGGKLPYRAGLIRVHDSIAWFAQVGMFLILGLLVFPAELPRVAGSGIALALVLAFVARPLAVALCLLPFRFAAKDTLFIGWVGLRGAVPIVLATYPVFTGVEGARELFHLVFFIVLVNVVLPGSTLGWVTRRLGLATQGPAAPAASLEIASKDDIEGDILSFYIGKASAVAGHVLADIPFPPAAAAMLIIRGRGLVAPRGNVALLPGDHVYVFCKPEDNATLRLLFGTESGG; encoded by the coding sequence ATGGCGGAACCCAACGCAACGGCGCTCGTGTTGCTGGCCACGGGCGTGCTGCTCATGCTGAGCGCGCTGGGGACCCGGGTGAGCGGAAAGACGGGCCTGCCCGTGCCCCTCGTGTTCTTGGGCATCGGGATGCTTGCCGGGTCGCAGGGTCTAGGGAAGATTGCCTTCGACGACTTCCATCTGGCGTTTCGTTTGGGTACGGCCGCGCTTGCGTTGATCTTGTTCGACGGTGGCCTGAACACCACACTTGCCGTCGTCACGAGCCATTACAAGCCCGCCGCGGTCCTTGCCACTTTGGGCGTGCTGCTCACGGCCGCGGTTTTGGCCCTTGCCGCGCGGTCGTTCGGCTTTCCCTGGACGGAAGCGGCCCTGCTCGGCGCGGTGGTGTCTTCGACCGATGCCGCGGCCGTGTTTTCAGCGCTCCGCGCGAGTGGTGTTCAGCTCACGAAGCGGCTGGGCATGACCCTCGAGCTCGAGTCCGGCCTCAACGATCCCATGGCCGTGATTCTCACGATGTCCCTGACGTCGATGCTGGCGACGGGCGCGCCTTTCGGGTGGAAGGTCCTCGTGGACGTGCCCGTGCAGATCTTGGTGGGGGGGGGCTTCGGTGTGGTGGTGGGGTTGCTGGGGCGTGTCCTTCTCCGCAGAGCGCGCCTTGGCGCGGTGGGGCTTTACCCGGTCATGTCGGTCGCCGTGGCCCTCGTGGGCTTCGCCGTTCCTACGCTGTTTCAGGGCAGCGGTTTTCTCGCCGTGTACTTGGCGGCGATGGTCATGGGCGGCGGCAAGCTGCCCTACAGGGCGGGGCTCATCCGTGTGCACGATTCAATCGCCTGGTTCGCGCAGGTCGGCATGTTCCTGATCCTGGGCTTGCTGGTGTTTCCCGCCGAGCTGCCGAGGGTGGCGGGGTCGGGCATTGCTTTGGCTCTCGTGCTGGCCTTCGTGGCGCGGCCCTTGGCCGTGGCCTTGTGCCTGCTCCCGTTTCGATTTGCGGCGAAGGACACGCTGTTCATCGGGTGGGTCGGCTTGCGGGGGGCGGTGCCGATCGTGCTCGCCACCTATCCCGTGTTCACCGGCGTGGAAGGGGCCCGCGAGCTGTTTCATCTGGTGTTCTTCATCGTCCTCGTGAACGTGGTGCTCCCGGGATCGACGCTGGGGTGGGTCACCCGCCGCCTGGGGCTTGCCACCCAGGGGCCGGCCGCGCCCGCCGCCTCCCTGGAGATCGCGTCCAAGGACGACATCGAGGGAGATATCCTGAGCTTCTACATCGGGAAGGCCTCGGCGGTGGCCGGGCACGTGCTGGCCGACATTCCCTTTCCCCCGGCGGCGGCGGCCATGCTGATCATCCGGGGACGGGGGCTGGTGGCGCCTCGCGGAAACGTTGCGCTTCTGCCCGGCGACCACGTTTATGTGTTCTGCAAGCCCGAAGACAACGCGACGCTCAGGTTGCTGTTCGGCACGGAAAGTGGCGGATGA
- a CDS encoding PDZ domain-containing protein translates to MDLADDPSQAPKPESFMRRFRKLVVFVGACALALVISVYNRGQDLTVGANPPLRAAVSSQSAAYDLSQLPIFTRTLFHVRESYFDKNRLNPKRMLVGALDFLQRDVPEILIDRQPERDPKTVTVRVNGKEKAFSLEGVDAPWSLRSKLQEIFKFIQPNLHPVAPSEEAARLVEIESAATNGMLYTLDPHSVLLDVESFKEMRMTTQGKFGGLGIVIGMDKKNRVIVRKPMPNTPAMRAGLKAKDHIMRINDESTVNMTLTDAVERLRGDVGAPVDVYIQRAGAKTPKKFTIVRDAIRPPSIEPPPQVLNAPAKNGRPGGKVGYVRIVSFTANTDADLSKALEMFESEKVKGIVVDLRSNPGGLYDQAQKVADAFIESGVLVSMVGVGGTQRRDEHASRGGDVKVPLAVLVNQNSASASEIVAGAIKHLDRGVVIGDTTFGKGSVQMLFDINAPVKLGNNKGGDDKLGLKLTTAQYLTAGDISIQGVGVTPDIELDRLFVQKTGDESRIYLQPSSHRRQESDYEWHLENPTATKAEAPLENVSYLFEQPPGKEAPNLDESEEDVIDEESAALEGPEDAEGEDEEEDIYGKLNLDFSITFARDFLAQAKSTRRTPLVQQSKSYLEEVRAEQDAKVVEALSKLGVDWSAAPSNQPTARLTSALEALGGPKVKAGDKIKFRGTVKNVGTTTAYRVRTVLKSDDSLFDENEMVFGKLEPGQSKSYELSVRIPKHMATRTDLIRTELSAQGPIEAEPGKLAVDIAGRARPLFAYNYQTIDDGEGSNQDGRVQPGEKLRMLVKVKNIGAGAALRPQAIIRNGPGQNGVLISKGRFEHKELAPGEEWPVSFTYELGPEFQGKEYTLELSVVDRVLGESVGDKIKVKVANEGRATEAASGTATVAKSTAALREAPMEGALVVGRAPKGAAFQVTGRLGAYTRVTLEEGHPAFVSTADLQPGGPPKPTYEPVWQVTPPVLTAMAPTTVSNPSVTVKGQATDDNEVRDVFISVWNRDAKMPARKVYYLRNSGDPRKLTFAADVPLWPGSNLIQVFARETNEVQSLQTLVVRRADPAVAEAPAR, encoded by the coding sequence ATGGACTTGGCAGACGATCCGTCACAAGCGCCCAAGCCGGAGTCATTCATGCGCCGCTTCCGAAAGCTCGTCGTGTTCGTTGGGGCTTGTGCACTTGCCCTCGTAATTTCCGTCTACAACCGGGGACAGGACCTGACGGTGGGGGCCAACCCCCCGCTGCGGGCCGCCGTGAGCAGCCAGTCCGCCGCTTACGACCTGTCGCAGCTACCCATCTTCACCCGCACGCTGTTTCACGTGCGCGAGAGCTACTTCGATAAAAATCGGCTCAACCCCAAGCGCATGCTGGTGGGGGCGCTCGATTTCCTGCAGAGGGACGTGCCCGAGATCCTCATCGACCGGCAGCCCGAACGCGACCCCAAAACGGTCACGGTGCGGGTCAACGGCAAGGAGAAGGCCTTCTCCCTCGAAGGCGTGGATGCACCGTGGAGCCTGCGCAGCAAGCTTCAGGAGATCTTCAAGTTCATTCAGCCCAATCTGCACCCCGTGGCGCCCAGCGAAGAGGCAGCCCGGCTGGTCGAGATTGAGTCGGCCGCGACCAACGGCATGCTCTACACGCTGGATCCGCACTCGGTGCTGCTGGACGTCGAGAGCTTCAAAGAGATGCGCATGACGACGCAGGGCAAGTTTGGAGGCCTGGGCATCGTCATCGGCATGGACAAGAAGAACCGGGTGATCGTGCGCAAGCCCATGCCCAACACACCGGCGATGCGCGCAGGCCTCAAGGCCAAGGATCACATCATGCGCATCAACGACGAGTCCACCGTCAACATGACCTTGACCGACGCGGTGGAACGCCTGCGTGGGGACGTGGGCGCGCCGGTCGACGTCTACATCCAGCGGGCAGGTGCCAAGACCCCGAAAAAGTTCACGATCGTGCGTGACGCCATCCGGCCGCCCTCGATCGAGCCTCCGCCGCAAGTGTTGAACGCCCCTGCCAAAAACGGACGGCCCGGGGGCAAGGTGGGCTACGTGCGGATCGTGAGCTTCACTGCGAACACGGACGCAGATCTTTCAAAGGCGCTCGAAATGTTCGAGAGCGAGAAGGTCAAGGGCATCGTGGTCGACCTGCGCTCGAACCCCGGGGGGCTTTACGACCAGGCCCAAAAGGTGGCCGATGCGTTCATAGAATCGGGTGTGTTGGTCTCCATGGTGGGTGTAGGCGGTACGCAGCGGCGCGATGAGCATGCGTCTCGGGGTGGCGATGTGAAGGTGCCCCTGGCGGTGCTGGTGAACCAAAACTCCGCGTCGGCTTCCGAGATCGTGGCGGGCGCCATCAAGCACCTGGATCGCGGCGTCGTGATTGGCGACACCACCTTCGGCAAGGGCTCTGTGCAGATGCTCTTCGACATCAACGCACCCGTGAAGCTGGGCAACAACAAGGGCGGCGATGACAAGCTTGGGCTCAAGCTCACCACGGCGCAGTACCTCACTGCGGGCGACATCTCTATCCAGGGCGTGGGCGTGACGCCCGACATCGAGCTCGACCGCCTTTTCGTCCAAAAAACGGGGGACGAATCCCGCATCTACCTTCAGCCCTCGTCACACCGCCGGCAGGAGAGCGACTACGAGTGGCACCTGGAGAACCCCACGGCCACGAAGGCCGAGGCGCCACTCGAGAACGTGTCCTACCTCTTCGAGCAGCCTCCCGGTAAGGAAGCGCCCAATCTGGACGAGTCGGAAGAGGACGTCATCGACGAGGAAAGTGCCGCGCTCGAGGGCCCGGAAGATGCGGAAGGGGAAGACGAAGAGGAGGACATCTACGGCAAGCTGAACCTCGACTTCAGCATCACCTTCGCCCGTGACTTCCTGGCGCAGGCGAAGTCGACCCGACGTACGCCGCTCGTGCAGCAATCGAAGAGCTACCTCGAAGAGGTGCGGGCCGAGCAAGACGCCAAAGTGGTCGAGGCCCTCTCGAAGCTGGGGGTGGATTGGAGCGCAGCTCCGTCGAACCAGCCAACGGCACGTTTGACGAGCGCACTCGAGGCGTTGGGAGGCCCGAAGGTGAAAGCGGGCGACAAGATCAAGTTCCGGGGAACCGTGAAGAACGTGGGCACCACCACGGCGTATCGCGTGCGCACCGTGCTCAAGAGCGACGACTCGCTCTTCGACGAAAACGAGATGGTGTTCGGCAAGCTTGAACCTGGGCAGAGCAAGTCCTACGAGCTGTCCGTGCGCATCCCCAAGCACATGGCCACCCGAACGGACCTGATTCGCACGGAGTTGTCGGCGCAGGGGCCGATCGAGGCCGAGCCCGGCAAGCTGGCGGTTGACATTGCCGGCCGCGCTCGCCCGCTCTTTGCGTACAACTATCAAACCATCGACGACGGCGAAGGCAGCAACCAGGACGGCCGCGTGCAGCCCGGAGAAAAGCTGCGCATGCTGGTGAAGGTGAAGAACATCGGGGCCGGCGCCGCTTTGCGTCCTCAGGCCATCATCCGGAATGGCCCTGGTCAAAACGGCGTCTTGATCTCGAAGGGGCGCTTCGAACACAAAGAACTGGCCCCGGGCGAAGAGTGGCCCGTGTCGTTCACTTACGAGCTGGGGCCGGAGTTCCAGGGCAAAGAGTACACGTTGGAGCTGTCGGTGGTGGACCGCGTCCTGGGTGAATCCGTCGGTGACAAAATCAAGGTGAAGGTGGCCAACGAGGGGCGCGCCACCGAGGCCGCTTCGGGCACCGCCACGGTGGCGAAGAGCACGGCAGCGTTGAGGGAAGCGCCCATGGAAGGCGCGCTCGTGGTGGGCCGTGCGCCCAAGGGGGCGGCTTTTCAGGTGACGGGCCGGCTTGGTGCCTACACCCGGGTGACTTTGGAGGAGGGGCATCCCGCCTTCGTGTCTACGGCGGATCTGCAGCCGGGGGGCCCACCGAAGCCCACTTACGAACCCGTTTGGCAAGTGACGCCCCCCGTGCTGACCGCAATGGCACCGACCACGGTTTCGAACCCGAGCGTGACCGTGAAAGGGCAGGCCACCGACGACAACGAGGTGCGCGACGTGTTCATCAGCGTGTGGAACCGCGACGCGAAGATGCCCGCGCGCAAGGTGTACTACCTGCGCAACTCCGGGGACCCACGCAAGCTCACCTTCGCGGCCGACGTGCCGCTATGGCCGGGAAGCAACCTGATTCAGGTGTTTGCACGCGAGACCAACGAGGTGCAGTCGCTGCAAACGCTGGTCGTACGACGCGCCGATCCCGCGGTGGCGGAAGCCCCCGCTCGCTGA
- a CDS encoding cryptochrome/photolyase family protein — protein MVREAHTALVVLGNQLFPRSHLANLRGAEVFMAEDEGLCTYVRHHKQKLVFFLAAMRHYAEGLRRVGFRVHYEALGREPKGAPGSYEDKLAAFVERQRVRRLVMFEVEDSFFERRLVDFARRQRLELQFMASPMFLTARPVTDLFLSRQRKPLMASFYRWQRRNLDVLITSAGAPVGGRWSFDQDNRKSLPPQLALPAPLRVSPTEHVRELIPLVNQRFAQHPGELSEGTWWLPVTRPEALSWLQRFLEERFPRFGDYEDALSSRSPTLFHAVISPLLNAGLLTPAEVVEESLAAAQRNGVPLNAVEGFVRQVIGWREFVRAVYHRHGAWEMAQNHFHHERQLTPAWTEARTGIPPLDDVIRKAQRMGWAHHIERLMVLGNLMTLCEIEPHAAYRYFMEMFVDSSDWVMVPNVFGMALFADGGLFATKPYVCGSNYLLRMSDYERPTGLRGPHNWCDVVDGLYWRFVDKQKETFANNPRLKVQLQNLAGMPGERKTMLFEAAEAFLARYTRLAAPVRRAV, from the coding sequence ATGGTTCGTGAGGCGCATACGGCCCTCGTGGTGCTGGGCAATCAGCTCTTCCCGCGCAGTCACTTGGCCAACCTGCGGGGGGCCGAGGTCTTCATGGCGGAGGACGAGGGACTTTGCACCTACGTGCGGCATCACAAACAAAAGCTGGTGTTTTTCCTCGCGGCCATGCGGCACTACGCCGAGGGGCTGCGGCGTGTGGGCTTTCGCGTGCACTACGAAGCCCTGGGCCGTGAGCCGAAGGGCGCTCCGGGAAGCTACGAAGACAAGCTTGCGGCGTTCGTCGAGCGGCAGCGCGTTCGCCGGCTCGTCATGTTCGAGGTGGAAGATAGCTTCTTCGAACGCCGCCTCGTCGACTTCGCGCGGCGCCAAAGGCTCGAGCTGCAGTTCATGGCGAGCCCCATGTTTTTGACGGCGCGGCCGGTGACCGATCTCTTTCTGTCGCGCCAGCGCAAGCCGCTCATGGCGAGCTTTTACAGGTGGCAGCGCCGTAACCTCGACGTGCTCATCACGAGCGCGGGGGCTCCCGTGGGAGGGCGCTGGAGCTTCGACCAGGACAACCGCAAGTCGCTGCCTCCACAGTTGGCGCTGCCGGCCCCGTTGCGCGTTTCGCCCACGGAGCACGTGCGTGAATTGATACCGCTCGTCAACCAGCGTTTCGCGCAGCACCCGGGTGAGCTCTCGGAAGGAACCTGGTGGCTACCTGTCACGCGCCCCGAAGCGCTCAGCTGGCTACAGCGCTTTTTGGAGGAGAGGTTCCCCCGTTTCGGCGACTACGAAGACGCCCTGTCGTCGCGCTCGCCCACGTTGTTTCACGCCGTGATCTCGCCCCTGTTGAACGCGGGGCTTTTGACGCCCGCCGAGGTGGTCGAAGAGAGCCTGGCGGCCGCGCAGCGCAACGGTGTGCCTCTCAACGCCGTGGAGGGCTTCGTGCGCCAAGTCATCGGTTGGCGCGAGTTCGTGCGTGCCGTCTATCACCGGCACGGCGCCTGGGAGATGGCGCAAAACCACTTCCATCACGAGCGCCAGCTCACGCCTGCGTGGACGGAGGCGCGAACCGGCATTCCTCCGCTCGACGATGTCATCCGCAAAGCGCAGCGGATGGGCTGGGCGCACCACATCGAACGGCTCATGGTGCTGGGGAATCTCATGACCCTTTGCGAGATTGAGCCGCACGCTGCGTACCGCTACTTCATGGAGATGTTCGTGGACTCGAGCGATTGGGTCATGGTGCCCAACGTGTTCGGCATGGCGTTGTTTGCAGATGGAGGCCTGTTTGCGACGAAGCCCTACGTCTGCGGCAGCAACTACCTCTTGCGCATGTCCGATTACGAGCGCCCCACGGGCTTGCGGGGGCCGCACAACTGGTGCGACGTGGTCGACGGGCTCTATTGGCGCTTCGTGGACAAGCAGAAGGAGACCTTCGCGAACAACCCGCGGCTCAAGGTGCAGCTGCAAAACCTCGCGGGCATGCCGGGGGAAAGAAAGACGATGCTGTTCGAGGCGGCCGAGGCCTTTTTGGCGCGTTACACGCGGCTTGCCGCCCCCGTCAGGCGCGCCGTGTGA
- a CDS encoding metallophosphoesterase: MPQSLIHLSDLHIGRSAADERCAQAFVDRAMVERIDHVVVTGDLTNRGRREELSRFHEIFAPLHAARRLTLVPGNHDRLGHDVAGEIQQGARVETKCLPGLYLIRFDSTGPHNRSWLAGHGAMSGEDIEAILEAAHHAPAGHLVVLLLHHHPLPLPEDNTAELLSSWLGWRWTAELELGWTLLRSLAGRCDLVLHGHRHRPRSFSLFEDTPRPLRIFNAGSSTEMGVARVFAHAQGQLEGPAVWWRHTRVSRQARHVAAEAVHVVA; this comes from the coding sequence TTGCCCCAGTCCTTGATTCATCTTTCCGACCTGCACATAGGCCGCAGCGCCGCCGACGAACGGTGTGCCCAGGCCTTCGTTGACAGGGCGATGGTCGAACGCATCGACCACGTCGTGGTCACCGGCGACCTCACCAACAGAGGTCGCCGGGAAGAACTGTCACGCTTCCACGAAATCTTCGCCCCTTTGCATGCCGCGCGTCGGCTCACGCTCGTGCCCGGCAACCACGATCGCCTGGGCCACGACGTGGCGGGCGAGATCCAACAGGGCGCCCGCGTCGAAACGAAGTGCCTGCCGGGTCTATATTTGATCCGCTTCGATTCGACGGGCCCGCACAACCGCTCCTGGCTCGCGGGGCATGGAGCCATGTCGGGTGAGGACATCGAGGCGATCCTCGAAGCCGCCCACCACGCGCCGGCGGGGCACCTGGTGGTGCTGCTGCTCCACCACCACCCTCTGCCCCTTCCCGAGGACAACACGGCCGAGCTCCTGTCGTCGTGGCTTGGCTGGCGATGGACGGCCGAGCTGGAACTCGGGTGGACCCTGCTGAGATCTTTGGCGGGCCGCTGCGACCTGGTGCTTCACGGCCACCGGCACCGCCCCCGCTCGTTTTCGCTCTTCGAGGACACGCCGCGTCCGCTTCGGATCTTCAACGCGGGTAGCAGCACGGAGATGGGTGTGGCCCGGGTGTTCGCCCACGCGCAGGGACAGCTCGAGGGTCCCGCCGTGTGGTGGCGCCACACGCGGGTGAGTCGCCAGGCGCGGCACGTGGCGGCCGAAGCCGTTCACGTGGTGGCCTGA
- a CDS encoding glycosyltransferase, translated as MATIFYGLSGEGRGHATRARTLVEGLRKRHKVVVFAPDLAFALLEPVFRGTDVRVEKLEGLQFSYDRHGRVRLLGTLTRNVSYLRQMAPRVSALLPHFEREKPDLVIADFEPLLPRAARLAGVPFVSFDHQHYLVVNDLSSLPLGLRHKAAMAAPVVRALYNWQVETVVSSFYRPALKPGLHNVSQIGVLLRPELLKVRPRRDGYLLVYMRRHPAPGLFDALTATGLPVKVYGLGARPAEGNMRFFAVDEKRFMDDLAGCEAVVSTAGNQLVGEALYLRKPVLAIPEPHNFEQAINGHFLEQSGGGRALGQQVHVRDMLAFLDDLSLFRSRIVPESVVGNRQALDVISRWLPPTPVLVPSLAHRRAVALAG; from the coding sequence TCTTTTACGGATTATCGGGGGAGGGGCGGGGGCACGCCACACGGGCACGCACGCTCGTCGAGGGCTTGCGCAAGCGCCACAAGGTGGTGGTGTTCGCGCCTGATCTGGCGTTTGCGCTGCTCGAGCCGGTGTTTCGCGGCACAGACGTGCGGGTCGAAAAGCTCGAGGGCCTTCAGTTTTCCTACGACCGGCACGGCCGTGTGCGGCTGCTGGGCACGCTGACACGGAACGTCTCCTACCTGCGACAAATGGCACCGCGGGTGTCGGCGCTGCTTCCGCACTTCGAGCGCGAAAAGCCCGACCTCGTCATCGCAGACTTCGAGCCCTTGCTGCCGCGGGCGGCGCGGCTTGCAGGCGTGCCCTTCGTCAGCTTCGACCACCAGCACTACCTGGTGGTGAACGACCTCTCTTCGCTGCCCCTGGGCCTTCGGCACAAGGCCGCGATGGCGGCCCCCGTCGTGCGCGCCCTTTACAACTGGCAGGTGGAGACGGTGGTTTCGTCGTTTTATCGCCCTGCACTCAAGCCAGGTCTGCACAACGTCTCTCAGATCGGTGTGCTCTTGCGCCCCGAGCTCTTGAAGGTGCGGCCCCGCCGCGACGGTTATCTCCTGGTGTACATGCGCCGGCACCCCGCCCCGGGACTTTTCGATGCGCTCACGGCCACAGGCCTGCCCGTGAAGGTGTACGGACTTGGTGCCCGACCCGCCGAAGGCAACATGCGCTTCTTCGCGGTGGACGAAAAGCGCTTCATGGACGATCTGGCGGGCTGCGAAGCCGTGGTGAGCACGGCAGGCAACCAACTGGTGGGTGAGGCGCTCTATCTGCGAAAGCCCGTACTCGCGATCCCCGAGCCTCACAACTTCGAGCAGGCGATCAACGGCCACTTCCTCGAACAAAGCGGTGGCGGTCGGGCGCTGGGTCAGCAGGTGCACGTGCGCGACATGTTGGCCTTTCTCGACGACCTTTCGTTGTTCCGCAGCCGCATCGTTCCGGAGTCGGTTGTGGGGAACCGCCAGGCCCTCGACGTCATCAGCCGCTGGCTTCCCCCCACGCCGGTGCTGGTCCCCAGCCTGGCGCATCGGCGGGCCGTGGCCCTCGCGGGCTGA